ACAtccctaaattgactaccgaagtagccggtaccattggaagacctgtcatCGCAGATAATGTCCGGAGAGTAGCATACAGTAACAATCTGAGGGATTGTGTTGACCGTGAAAAGTCAaaagtgaaaatgaaaaaaCGACCAGAGTTTGCTAAGGCAggagttttcagattttttatgacagagcactttttatagcaaaaacatttGATGGAACATCTGCATTTTTTAACGAATTAAACAAATTCTATTTGCATTGACATTTGCCGATtgggaacaactctatttcggttgcgcgtcgcggttacacgacatctgacccggagtaaacacgataaatcactatatgcccagtgaaattaaattaaagaatgtttttttcaaggtgagttttcaagtgggagcatttgctataacttcgcggagcacaaatttcccgcggagcaccattcgAAAACTCTTGGGgtaaggcatatgtaaacagacCTGTGCTTCAAATTCAGCATTTGGTTACCACAGTAAACAACACGGCGGTGGTAGTCGTCTGATAGAGCaagtgcgcacctaactgttgtcgtccaataactcttgaaataaaagcaaataaaattcagtttgctgacaaaattgtaactatatatatattatcTTCGAAACCTAGTACAATtattttctcgagttttgtttgtagttggacaaaaacctttttcaatacaaaatgacaaatgcgtACTTATGACCCATAATGGGGGCAAAAGTGCGTACCTATTGAATTGTAACTCTgaggtaacttgtaacaaaaataaaggCTTTATCAGTaccagcgggagaagcatcattactagagtgtgtaggcaccatccagtggggaggagggaggtgttgtatgatgttttatgggtggagacgGTTGGTTGTTATGATCGAACATATCACGTAGAAAATTTTTGGGAGgttggagactgacaatataagatacctgaaaatgtccaacatttgaaacagaattgtttttattaacaaactagctgacccggcgaacttcgtcccacccacaattgatatattgatataaatcatttcgaacactcaagctACAACAGAAATTATTTCTATGTACgcaatctatactcgcggtatataatttcttttttgacatataaacctgatgtagactaagacgcatcaatcctgatactgactatttaaatccgttgctccgttcttgagttaaatcgtagAGAACGGacataaaatcatttttatttttatagatcaagcttataaatacatagttaccttcacttaatttatttgaaactcattgttgaaaaaaaaaacaatatttatttgaagttcattgtgaaaacataaacataaacgaaacttaACCGTTATtaaattgaatgcatggtgaaaataaaaacaattttcattaaaattcattctgaaatattttgaagcaattgtttatttttcttcctcatcttggatttaggCTTTGAGGATTCCgatgctttgccttggagcgctgttgtggggttcggagagacagacgatggttcctcatgaagctagaagcccaatcCTTTTCTATCAGTTTTGCAAGTtgattgaattcgtgctggaggttgtggTTCCGCAAAATCAAATGACACGGGCctcaaatctttgagagtcataccatagaaagctttgtccagtgctctgcaatggttcgccagatcctcagaacttgtgccgtctcaacgtatgcattaattagcgtcatttattaatacttagttgagatttcttaagccaaataacacgccttgaatgtattccgaggggcaagctcttgaatacgcgtgaccacagtgcaagtcgaaggaaatttactttgacgaaaaatcctccggccagaacgggaatcgaacccgtacACCCGGCaggataatgtgagacgctaaccactcggccacgggtgcacacgtTTGTGCATACGTTTAgtcgcagggcataaaaatcaagttttcgcataatcaccaagcctttatctgtggttttttaaaaaaatacttgggaatgttcaatttataagataaatattagatgtgcaacgtaagaagtttgtcagattagtgatttacgtagaatttaaagtaatggcgaaaggtattctattgacggaagaggggcgcaaaataataaagatattcagtgaacaaaagttttctaatcgctcgatcgtaacaaaaattgatctatctgagaaagtggtacggaatttctttaaatagtgccaaaaatatgggatataacgaccaacaaatgggaacaccaaagtttgcaaagttactttgcgtttaaaggtcgaataagacacgaagcaaccaggaaacgatgtcctgctcatacattatggcagaatcggttgttccagtaaccatctcattttcgcccggcaatacatggaatggaaactagaatgaagaaatgttgtattttccggcgaaaaaagttcaatttggatggtccggactgttacagttgctattggtacaatttaagtcaacggcatgtcgtgagatcgaagcgaaactttggggacggaagtttgacactgtggggagccgtttcctatcacagcaagcttctcatttgtttcattttcacccgaatgaactccgaaaagtatcttcaattactggaggacgttttgattggccatattgagaataacgctaccgaggatgtcgtttttttcagcaggattatgcatagatccacgtttccaagcaatcgaaggcatagTTTGCcaagaaggacattccgcttcttgaatgacctgctggcagtcgattgcaatcccatagagaacctatggaggatcttggccgagatggtctatgcaaacggatgacaatttaacaacatttccagtctcaaggcagtcatttaggaatgttgggctataatcaatatggcaacactttaaaagctgtctgactcgatgccaaatcgaattttcaaagtgatccgaaatggaggtggacatactaaatattagctaccgattggacttgaAATATGCCGCACAAATTTGCCGCAAAAATGGTACAATGGCGGTTTCTGGAACTGGAGccatggagtttatcgattcggcgatggacaagatggcttaaTTGAATATCCTGATACGTAACCTGCTGTCTTCCGTGCAGTAATTGTGTCTTCCttgtgattactactttcaacaggatTATGACCCAAAGCACACTGATCTCATCGTGCGGGAGTGCCTGCTCTACAATGTCCTAATCAACTTTGAACATCTCCGCAATCACCGGACTTGAATACTATTGACTAtctatggtgggaaatcaagaaccgtctgaagaataaaaatctaGGTAACAAAGTGGAACTCGAAACGGCGATTAAGGAGATTTGCGAGAGCattccgtctacagtgaccagaaatctTGCCGAATTGATGCCATGATGCTTGCAGGCAATGCTGAATGACAAAAAGTACCATACCAAACACTAGGAGATCTATTAACATATCTGAAttgattaaaattgaaaaacttgaactaacactcaattttgccgcGTCTGAATTGAAGGATTTTTGTTTGTTCTTCAGACACGAAGTAAAAatgtgatcatttttttttctcatcatatGATAGTAAAATGGATCGACTATACGATGAATATAAGTACATTAGGCTAAAAAATGTCCTGccaacattagaacttactgcaatatttaaaaaaaaatgatgcaaaagaaaaagttatttttttttcatcgaaacaaCAAATCAAACATGTAGAGAAAGGGAAATAAAGACGAACAccttaagtaaaagtttatttttttcttgaatttcacaaaaaaatatatagctatctcactaCGAATCGATAGTCTGAGTCTCTGTCAATAATAAAAATTTACACTCTTagagggaaagatggacactaactgaaatgTTATATCTTGAAATTCAAGTTGACTTAAATCACCTGAAGGgctttgtaatttttctcatgttTTCATGTCTTAGATAGCTTCTGTCATCCGGAATGACAGATTCAGATTACGTTTTGAAAACCGCTAAGCTAGGCTTTGTCAGCCATCTGAGTTGGTTTATTGAACGAATGCTTCAGTCCGTATTTTTCCGTCAGTTCGAAAGCCGATTTTCTGACTTCCTTCGTGGAATTCCCATAGAATCTCCTCTGTGAGTCGCGGAGATGTCGACACTTACAACGATTCAGTCACTTCTTTGAATTTCTTGTTCATGCTGCTGATTGAAAACTGTCGGAAGTGAAAACTAGCTGtggtaaaaatttgaattttcgagCTGCCGTACGAGTGTTGTTCTTGGAATGTTAGAATTCAACACACCTGTGTTCACGGGGGATCCTACCTTAACATTTTCTTCCATCCGCTGGTTCGTCCATGACTTCCGGTTGCAAACGTAGTTGGTGGGCAACTGGTAAAAAAAGAGGGGATAATCAAATTGTTCTCAAACCAACATGTTCGTCTTTCCGTCCGGTGGAgtatccgtctttcccgacctgattagtattttttaacattaatatttctggagtaaaattGAGGAAAATTACCGCTGATTTGATACAAAGAAGGgaaagtgatggtaaaacactcacataacgaaaaatacccaacaaaatttcttattttctGCAGGCGCAAATATACATTGAACTGTTCTTTTGCAgatcatttttatgtttttgtttacaattttgacAGAATAACAGCTATGTGCACACAGTAAATGCCAAAGGTATTGATGCAGtttattgcaagtttgtacatagttcaaatttgaaataaaaatgtaatttgtcAATAATACATACAATATgcaaaaaaagtttatccatccccataaaaatttacttttttttttgttttcctggTGAAAATCAGGTTAATTTGATGAGTATTCCTCCTTGATTTATCAATTTATGCTTTTTTATTATCACATTGTCATTGAAAATATGACGTTTATATCTTCCCTTcagattttatgtgatgaattaTGAGAAAGGGTaaaaaattacacaaaaaaCTTTAACCTCCCCCAAACGGGTACTTCGATTTAAGTGAGTGATCTGCAGAGTTTTAGTGTGTAATCTGCAACCTtctcgaatgtaaacattgcgtCTAGCTGTCATTTAGTTCTCCGTGTTAAAAAATTCAGTTTCGTGTTCAAAATTGGAAGTTATTTGTTGCAAAATGCCCAAAAAAAAGGCTCAAATTTCGATTAGCATCCGAAATTTGATCATTCAATGCCACAAAACTGGCAAAAGCTACCGTGATATTGCCGATATTATCCAGCTTCACAAAGATACGGTCGCTAGAATCGTGCAGATGTACAAAAAGCGTGGTTTCATCTCACCAGCTAAGCGATCGGAGTGTCCTTCAAAGACAACTGACCCAATTGACAGAGCTATCGTGAAGAAAGTGGAGCTGGACTGTGAACTATCAGCTCCGATAATTGAGAAACAGATTGAAGGCGAGCTTTCCGTTCAACTGACATCACAATCCGTACGAATTCGTCTTCCTAAGAGAGGTCTTAAGGGCAGGATAGTACTTAGGAAGCCAtggttgtaaagggtgtgtcacatcaaattgcatcacggaaaaaacgctgtaggaatttaatttttaggaattatatcttcagctttcgcttataatcagataagagtgtatagaacacgttggccatgcttcactgtcaatttttcgtaaatttggaaaaatgccgtcgaacgaaaaagagcgtcgtgaattaatcctgcgcactcatttcgagaatccggagttgtcacatcgggacatcggtaagatgctgggaatcttccaatccacggtcagcagtgtactaaaacgatacttcgagaacctaaccatcgaccggaagaacggcaaaaatggatgctccgtcagtgagaaagatcacaagcgcgtagttaagcagtttagacgtgatccgagaagttcggtccgggatgtcgccaataagctgaatttgtcaagttcattcgttcagcggaccaagcagcgggagggcctgcgtacatacaaggttcagaaggctcctaaccgcgacgaaaggcaaaacatggtggggaagacgcgagcccggaagctgtacaccgaaatgctgacgaagccgcattgcctggtaatggacgacgaaacctacgtcaaagcggacttttgtcagctgccgagcctgttgttcttctccgcagaggacaaattcagcgttccggaggagattcgcaagcagaaactatccaagtttgccaaaaaatacatggtgtggcaagcgatctgctcttgcggaaagcggagcgcccccttcgtgatgaccggcacggtaaacgggcaggtttaccttaaggagtgcctacagaagcgcttactaccactattgaagcagcacgagggcccgaccatcttttggccggatctcgcttcgtgccactattcaaaggacgtgttggagtggtacgaagccaacggggtcaccttcgtgccaaaggaaatgaacccgccgaacgcgccggagcttcgcccaatagagaaatattgggcgattatggagcaggccctccggaagaacccaataattgtcaaatcggaggcggacttcaagagaaaatggatttctgttcaaaaaaactacaacctgacgatgtacagaaccttatggacggggtaaagaggaaggtgcgagcatacgggcttgggcttgaagtattttttttttttattaatccgtttatttttacaggctcagttacataagtttaaaggagccaaactcttaactatatttcaactagcatatatcaacatgttgtttccttaattctatggttaatgaaataagaaaccgattactcgcggtcgactcgagtttagaagggtgacacattttcattaggaaaaggatgggatgtaaggagatgtgtgtttacactcgcactcacattcacattcacattctcattcacactcttcacttcacactcaattcttaaaacaatCCTtgcatctaatatgtattaacaatttaacttattctagtgtttgtaggaagggaaccgatagctcgcgaaggacgaaaaggaggggaaaaggatgtatgaacaatcacactcgaagatcgatagctttaaggaaaacatatatttgggacatgtaatgaaggtctaaccgagccaacacatctctcaccggcacattggactgctttcctccagcccgaagggagttttctaaattcgatctggcgacaagatacaactcgcacgaccaaacaacgtgttcgatgtcgtagtaaccatggccacaaccgcagagattgctgtcggcaagattaaaacgaaaaagcagcgcgtctaacgaacagtgattggacatgagtcgggagaaggtgcgaataaagtccctactcaagtccagacttttgaaccacggattgaggctaaccttagggatgcttgagtggagccaccggcccaattcatcttcgttccatttgcgttgccagttaacgatggtatttttacgaactaaagaataaatttcattgaaggcgatttgacgctgataaatatcgccttcaattgcacctacctttgccaatgagtcagccctctcattacccggaattgagcaatgtgaagggacccagacaaaggtaatgacataacagcgtctggataaagcactcaaaatttctcgtattctctcaaggaagtacggcgagtgcttttccggcctcactgaacggatagcttcgacagagctcagactatccgttacaatgtaatagtgttcaacaggtcgtgaggcgacgctgtccagcgcccagtgtattgctgccaattcagcaatatacactgagcaaggatactgaagactgtgtgaggtgctaaaaaatttgttgaacactccaaatcctgtggactcattcatagaggacccatcagtaaagtacatattatcacaattgacacgcccatactttgcttcgaaaatcgtaggaacgatccccgatcgatgataatctggaattccatggatatcctgcttcatggacagatcaaaatgcacagaggaattgatgtagtcaggaaaacaaacacggttgggaatatacgaagaaggatcaacctgcatggagacgaattcatgatatgagctcatgaatccagaatgaaaatttagctcgatcagctgctcaaaatttccgatcaccaatgggttcatgggctcgaagtatgaataaagagaaaatgccaaaagttgtttaatagtttttattttactgtctaaaattttcaaaagaatcagtctactgggcgaatttctacagcgttttttccgtgatgcaattttatgtgacacaccctttacgcaaaaaatatcaaaaaaagatTGAAGTCGGCCCAGGACCACATTTCATGAACCAGTGATGACTGGAATAAGGTGAATTGGTCAGAAAAGACGAAAGTAATACTATTTGAGTCTGATGGTATCACAAGAAAATGGCGGCGAATCGGTGGAAGTTCGGTGTTTGCGGCCACGTGGTGAGTTACTTTACCAACACTGATTTTTCAACCAACTAAGCatgactttgatttttttttttttgcaggtagAATCATGGTGTGGGGATCTATGGCTACATCCGGCGTTGGAGAACTTGAGTCCAGTAATTGCGGCTGGTAGTCTCAACTGAATGGGACAAATTCGCACCGGAAACAACTGCTGAGCTTGTTGAGTCAATGTCACGACGATTCCGAGCAGTTATTGAAACCGAAGGTGGTCACACGAAGTCTCAAAACTATGAGAGCCGGGGGGTGGACACGCTTATTTGCgtaattttttaactttttttatattatggtTCAAATGCGAGAGAATTTGTTTTTGAGCTCGCATAATTGGCTTTGTTTGTtggaaagccccaagtctctagttactAATATTACAACGATAATAAGACgttcaaattgttcaatttttaatcaatattcaatattcttcaaagagaaattatgatcatggtttgtccgaaaaatgatcatgatttgtccggttttagaaatcagtATTgcagaaattcgaattttcaagtagatgttgcatttctcattgtttAAGTTtattgtcatcatattgatccattcataacatggactttcttcagaatattgactTACCTTATCATTTTAAAGGTGAACAGcactcaacacagaaaaactttatttctgctacgcaCGAAGGACACCGTAAACAAACTTCAAAGCGCCAAGCTGTCGCCATAGTAACCAAGTGGAAAAACCAACATCAgcgcatcggacaaaccatgttCAGAATTGAGGTGCGAGATGCATCAATTAGATAATTTAAATacataaatctgatacaaattgtgtgcaagcatgatgttcacaaaaaaaaaggtctgAGTACGTGCCAAAAAATCAATTCGAATTCGGTCAACCAGAAATTAAGTTCAgtatatttttctttattttatatttattgaacttgatattgaaatataacttttttattCGAGATTTAATTAATTGATACGTATTCTTGTTAGGCTAAATTTTTAACATAACACCCTTTACTTAACAAAGCTAGCTGCTTCTGAATAATTTCTTACTTCAGATGGGTTGAATGGTTCAAAGTGATTTTTACTAAGTGTCCaaatcgaatcgaatcgaaaTCCGTTAAAAAGTCATTGAGCAATAAGTGAtcataaaaacaattttcgtgaCGCGACCGACATTCAGTTTTTCTTTTTGTACTCCCAATACGTTCCCGAAAGATGTAgtggtagtgggggcaaagtggtcacctgcttgtttggtagtataactattgaatatagatgccgtattgatagtcaccttatgtttgaacaATTTAACGACTTCTGAGTCACCATGTACTTTAGTATAGCTTGttaaaatacaaattaaaacagaaattgctctctcgatagccattcggccgtagttctgtgcgcatggtatctaaggaatttcacgtgaaatttagtttattcaatctgatatattggacaaatcatcagtttggacgactgttcacatattctaggagaggtgaacagctATTTTGTTTAATCCCAGCGATTAATtaacatagaaattactttgaagtgtgggggcaaagtggtcatagctGAAtatcgacttacaatgttctgtttactaaagctgatataccgcatcacattctgctcttgaagaagatccttttgtaaCTTTGACCCTgtataaatatgccactccaactaaaccaagcctcattatgcggaacgttatatgTTTCATACTACGtatttgtatgcatgagaaaatttaaattgagaccataggtgaatagaccaagcttatttaATACATGTAGATCATGTATTAAAtgtgatttaaacaaatttgacgaaaaaaacgcataaatctatcccatttagcttgatatgtgagagggaccactttgcccccactagttgaccactttacctccaagcaaaaaaaagttcaattttttacctttttttctaatgatgaaaagtgtactatgttgaatttttatagtaaaagccgtttactatcttgagttgaactataatattcttcgagaaacgggaattgaaccggTATGTGGATGCTGGGAATGGGCATactccttagggtgaccactatgtccCAACTTCCCCTAATTCCACGTCAAAATTCCATTCTATTGTTCATCCACTCGATAGTGGTCGATGTATATTTTCTGGCGTTTAGCGTGAATGCTAGGAAGTTTTAGTGGCCATGTTAACGCTTCCTTCCGTACAATTCGCAACATGCTGTTTCAGTTTACCCAACGGAGGGGGAGCACACATTCAACCAGCCGCAACCCGATGTAAGCCCTTTCCGGAACAACTCTCATCAGCGGTAGCGGCAATAAGCTTTCATCACTGCTATCATCGAGGTGCTTTCCGAAATGAGTATAATGATGATGGCTGGATCTGATGGTGAAATGAGAATGGGCTGAGCCGCTGGCAGCCTCAGAACGTTGTCGTTCCGTACCGTTTGTTGAGCCAGCTCCGGCCCGCGTTGCGCAGTTCAGCCACAGTTCAGGGAAGTACAACCTAACGTGTTGTGTTGTACCCTCACGGTGCGTTTTATGACGATGCTGAGCGGGATCTCACGAGAGGTACATCAGATGATCCTCCTGTTTCCCGTTTTCCTACGTCCATACTCCACATTCCGCTAGGGCATGTGTTGAGCATAAAATGGAAGACCACACCGAAGTTGAATTA
The Toxorhynchites rutilus septentrionalis strain SRP chromosome 2, ASM2978413v1, whole genome shotgun sequence genome window above contains:
- the LOC129767067 gene encoding uncharacterized protein LOC129767067 — translated: MPKKKAQISISIRNLIIQCHKTGKSYRDIADIIQLHKDTVARIVQMYKKRGFISPAKRSECPSKTTDPIDRAIVKKVELDCELSAPIIEKQIEGELSVQLTSQSVRIRLPKRGLKGRIVLRKPWL